From Candidatus Pedobacter colombiensis, one genomic window encodes:
- a CDS encoding crosslink repair DNA glycosylase YcaQ family protein, whose protein sequence is MLQPTNTEDLVYGKTIEWESLTKPQARKIIIDAAGLARKAQFGTGIEAVYRVIDHLGFVQLDTNYVVERAHHHVMAARIPDYQTEWLANLCEDGHIYEYLTSDAGYLPMRDFRFSLPVKKAFETQGKPLTRPEINLMKQILDRVEREGPLMVGDFENDRLEASSGWWDWRPAKVALERLYLDGNLMISRTKAFQKVYDLPLNLVPQETDLTMPTDEEYARFVILRTLAALGIASAKEMTWRARRVKGNLVKKELEKMAQTGKVKMVIVDGLKGPFYMLPNQEINIKLSNEVFILSPFDILNVFRHRLKDFFNFDYQIECFVPAPKRQYGYFSLPVLAGETFIARMDAKADRKQKVLIVHNIHFEPIDIEQIILEKFVQALKAFVQFNQCRDIIFKRSNNEAHLEAISKSFSGLD, encoded by the coding sequence ATGTTGCAACCAACTAACACAGAAGATTTAGTATATGGCAAAACCATAGAATGGGAGAGTCTTACGAAACCGCAAGCGCGGAAGATTATTATTGACGCCGCCGGACTTGCCCGGAAAGCACAGTTCGGGACGGGGATCGAGGCAGTTTATCGAGTGATCGACCATCTTGGGTTTGTGCAGCTGGATACAAATTACGTTGTGGAGCGTGCTCATCACCATGTCATGGCTGCGCGCATACCAGATTATCAAACAGAATGGCTGGCTAACCTTTGCGAAGATGGCCACATTTATGAGTACCTCACTTCGGATGCAGGCTATCTTCCTATGCGCGATTTCCGGTTTTCACTGCCTGTAAAAAAAGCTTTTGAAACGCAAGGCAAACCGCTTACCAGACCGGAAATTAATCTAATGAAGCAGATTCTGGATCGGGTGGAACGGGAAGGCCCTCTTATGGTTGGGGATTTTGAGAACGACCGTTTGGAAGCCAGCTCAGGTTGGTGGGATTGGAGACCCGCCAAGGTTGCACTCGAAAGGCTTTACCTCGACGGAAACCTGATGATCAGTCGCACCAAAGCTTTCCAGAAAGTCTACGACCTGCCGCTCAACCTGGTGCCGCAGGAAACAGACTTAACTATGCCTACAGATGAAGAATATGCCCGTTTCGTTATCCTCCGCACCTTAGCTGCACTCGGTATTGCCTCCGCCAAGGAAATGACCTGGCGCGCCCGTCGAGTGAAAGGCAACTTGGTTAAAAAGGAACTGGAAAAAATGGCTCAGACTGGCAAAGTAAAAATGGTAATCGTCGATGGTCTGAAAGGTCCGTTTTATATGCTCCCAAATCAGGAAATTAACATTAAACTATCCAATGAAGTCTTCATCCTTTCACCTTTCGATATCCTCAATGTGTTCCGTCACCGCTTAAAGGATTTCTTCAATTTTGATTACCAGATCGAATGCTTTGTGCCTGCCCCCAAACGGCAATACGGTTATTTTTCACTACCCGTACTCGCAGGGGAAACTTTTATCGCAAGGATGGACGCCAAAGCCGACCGCAAACAAAAAGTACTGATTGTCCATAACATCCATTTTGAGCCCATTGATATCGAGCAAATCATTCTTGAAAAGTTTGTTCAGGCCTTAAAAGCATTTGTACAATTTAACCAATGCAGGGATATCATCTTCAAGCGATCCAATAATGAAGCTCACCTGGAAGCGATCAGCAAAAGTTTTTCCGGATTAGACTAA
- a CDS encoding metallophosphoesterase has protein sequence MNNKLLLSLSFAVITIISACHKKTDEVAKEDLSPVQFILTSDAHYGITRASFRGATNVDAHVVNAAMITKMNTLAGVTLPNDGGVNAGQPIGAVDYVLEAGDIANRMETSASVQTAAQSWEQFRIDYLTNLTLKNKKNEKAELFMVPGNHDVSNTIGYYATMAPLKDASSMAQIYNLMVKPGTLRTAATFSYANDRINYSKEIAGTHFCFIQMWPDSAVRIWLNKDLQSIASTTPVIIVAHDQPAVVSNHFTNPNGDHSINNIDKFDNVLDEHFKDGKSASSAGLIEQRAFATFLKQHPNVKAYLHGHVHESKYYTWTGPDNDVQLSAVSTDSPMKGLASGPDETKLSFHFCALDPKTGMLTVRECMWNPEPANPSASVKWGSSVTIKLK, from the coding sequence ATGAATAACAAACTATTACTTTCTCTATCTTTTGCCGTAATAACGATCATTTCGGCATGTCATAAAAAAACTGATGAAGTGGCGAAAGAAGACCTTTCCCCGGTGCAGTTTATCCTTACCTCCGATGCACATTATGGAATTACCAGGGCGTCTTTTCGCGGAGCTACAAATGTGGATGCACATGTGGTTAATGCAGCTATGATAACAAAAATGAACACATTGGCAGGTGTTACATTACCTAATGATGGTGGGGTAAATGCAGGCCAGCCTATCGGTGCTGTTGATTATGTGCTGGAGGCGGGAGATATTGCTAACCGTATGGAGACCAGTGCATCGGTACAAACTGCTGCGCAATCATGGGAGCAGTTCCGGATTGATTATCTGACCAATCTTACTTTAAAAAATAAGAAAAACGAAAAGGCAGAGTTGTTTATGGTTCCGGGTAATCATGATGTATCTAATACAATTGGATATTATGCAACCATGGCACCTTTAAAAGATGCGAGTTCTATGGCCCAGATTTATAACCTAATGGTTAAACCCGGTACCCTAAGAACAGCTGCTACATTCAGTTATGCCAATGACCGCATCAATTACTCAAAAGAGATTGCAGGAACACATTTTTGTTTTATCCAAATGTGGCCGGATTCTGCGGTAAGGATTTGGCTGAATAAAGATTTACAAAGTATAGCTAGTACAACTCCTGTAATCATTGTAGCACACGATCAACCTGCTGTGGTATCTAATCACTTTACAAATCCGAACGGAGATCATAGTATTAACAATATAGATAAATTTGATAATGTACTGGATGAACATTTTAAGGATGGGAAATCTGCTTCAAGTGCTGGCTTAATTGAACAACGTGCTTTTGCAACCTTCTTAAAACAACATCCAAATGTTAAGGCTTATTTACATGGTCATGTTCATGAAAGTAAATACTATACCTGGACTGGTCCCGATAATGATGTACAGTTAAGTGCTGTAAGTACGGATTCTCCAATGAAGGGCTTAGCATCTGGACCTGATGAAACTAAACTGAGTTTTCATTTCTGTGCCTTAGACCCTAAGACAGGAATGCTAACCGTTAGAGAATGTATGTGGAATCCAGAACCGGCAAATCCTTCTGCTTCTGTTAAGTGGGGTAGTTCGGTGACCATAAAGCTCAAATAA